The following proteins come from a genomic window of Pseudomonas sp. WJP1:
- the cadR gene encoding Cd(II)/Pb(II)-responsive transcriptional regulator, with amino-acid sequence MKIGELAKLTDCAVETIRYYERENLLPEPARSDGNYRVYTQAHAERLTFIRNCRTLDMTLEEIRSLLAFRDSPQDQCESVNALIDEHIHHVKARIDGLLALQAQLLDLRQRCGEGPGIDQCGILQRLEVSGGVVATEVEHSHVGRSHGH; translated from the coding sequence ATGAAGATTGGAGAGCTGGCCAAACTCACCGACTGCGCCGTGGAAACCATCCGCTACTACGAACGCGAGAACCTGCTGCCGGAGCCGGCCCGCAGCGACGGCAACTACCGGGTCTATACCCAGGCCCACGCCGAACGCCTGACCTTCATCCGCAATTGCCGCACCCTCGACATGACCCTCGAAGAAATCCGCAGCCTGCTGGCCTTTCGCGACAGCCCGCAGGACCAGTGCGAAAGCGTCAATGCGCTGATCGATGAGCACATCCATCACGTCAAGGCGCGGATCGATGGGCTGCTGGCCCTGCAGGCGCAACTGCTCGACCTGCGCCAACGTTGTGGTGAAGGGCCGGGTATTGATCAATGCGGGATATTGCAGCGGTTGGAAGTGAGTGGCGGGGTTGTGGCGACGGAGGTGGAGCATTCCCATGTCGGGAGAAGTCATGGGCATTGA
- a CDS encoding ATP-binding protein → MDYRRIRGMDSGQRLAFEELVCQLARREPPAADAEFKRIEGAGGDGGIEAYWLLSDGSEIGYQAKYYLKAGDIDWANIDDSVKRAMQSHPSLTKYVVALACDLTDRSGKQGGGRRGWEHWEAHKAKWISYVPPGQTVEFIPWTASDLTHRLSLSNAEGLRRYWFGDVEFSPTWLSEKVDWAVKSLDERFHPEDHVEVGIEKLFKVILHDQDIISEAQAKIDKVCALAKISNTENELGTSSTALLESVVSQVRRLDALKVKITPDAWLTWPLAECLACIEQISDSVHDLQRTAWTIKEERRNAKKPRSESLESLDHQLSELSDASYALRSSLQDRYFSVEHSRSFFLNGKAGTGKSHLLGNIAQQAISDGRVVVLILGQHLTNESIWSQVTDRLGLGDIDPDAFLQALSAAAEVTGKRGLILIDALNEGSGITLWRKELAAFIARIEKHKNLLVVFSCRSEYTPYVIPSSLDEKVPSFLIRGFVTPEEQARAARIYLSKRGISQPNVPWLAAEFVNPLFLRSACIALNKENQKWFPRGLTGTKQVFSFYLRSIARHLGTGRDGSDDLVKPTNQALLSIAMEMAAQRQDYVCYSHAIRIVADKFHAFPPPSGTTWFEVLQRSGLFRIDPDPKSRDIDPFDSSEDIVRFSFQRLQDYLMASGLLDEVKDPAEALINGSLQFIHNGKRLHPKWAGLAEALSVQLPERFQEELLDVMPGGANQWVNDNSSGNAFIESLRWRANKSFSNRTLELFEHFLSENDDHLDIMLQVSASVGHPWNAKFLHNRLAAQSMPKRDASWTTQLNFLSMDEENTGRRLIEWSAFEQSDQTDPEVQYLCAITLTWFFTCSHRELRDKATKALTSLMIWNPSLYGMLCRDFSKVDDLYVLERLHTAAFGACCVDPDRHRLRTYSEVAYNEVFDREDVPLSILLRDSALGIIEHALLNDHLPEQVDIVKAMPPYQSKNIRLSVSEEALEKVAKRAGDSQIQDSCAGWGGDFASYEIQPRISSFLNVPLDLPKPLSATQVYERFEDEVINHCDLRTDVLKLMNDFRPNAFRDLRLKLSEQDIAERSAYFARAEKILLDILSPDERARYKKEYKKRFKPSTAGDERLPHVDIQAAQRWVAKRAYGLGWTKRLFPDDRSGRYDYSRNRPLIERIGKKYQWLALDELLCSLADNKWLSETSEQGARRYASPLDIGTHRDIDPTILLTDEHSRPDVHHPVIDEFRISIRETVENDVGKWPFEEEPSDGIANLVIRTDSTHAAWVVLHEHRSVTVKYPEKEGGDHGSRQQQWRFLLPVLVRREDEQQLLDYIREKQKLDVDSWTTRDFTNDGYLREAPWRSTWAQEQWSTYDFHGIGEIEVAYPCFRHYWESHLDVSMPEGAQALIPAPWLAQRLNLKPHPTDEAVYVDHSGETRFICGRSPGDGSHAFIHQQLFQTFLEEDGLACVWVFVTERSAWPGGDNEHASRRRSEGVVWDVHSKLQLFHWSDDWARGDSEQYVPAKF, encoded by the coding sequence ATGGATTACAGACGCATCAGAGGCATGGATTCAGGACAGCGCCTCGCCTTTGAAGAACTCGTATGCCAGCTTGCACGACGCGAACCACCAGCCGCTGACGCGGAGTTTAAGCGAATAGAGGGCGCTGGGGGGGACGGAGGTATCGAGGCGTACTGGCTGCTTAGCGATGGAAGCGAAATAGGTTACCAAGCCAAATACTATCTAAAAGCAGGTGACATTGATTGGGCGAATATTGACGACTCCGTTAAGCGCGCCATGCAGTCACATCCATCACTGACCAAATATGTTGTGGCTTTAGCCTGCGACCTGACAGATAGAAGCGGCAAGCAAGGGGGCGGTAGAAGAGGCTGGGAACATTGGGAAGCTCATAAGGCTAAATGGATATCCTATGTTCCGCCAGGTCAGACGGTGGAGTTCATTCCTTGGACTGCCTCAGACCTGACTCACCGACTCTCCTTATCAAATGCCGAAGGCTTGAGAAGATACTGGTTTGGGGATGTCGAATTCTCACCGACTTGGCTTTCAGAGAAAGTCGACTGGGCTGTAAAGTCTCTCGATGAAAGGTTTCATCCTGAAGATCATGTCGAAGTCGGAATTGAAAAGCTATTCAAGGTAATCTTGCACGATCAGGACATTATTTCAGAGGCCCAAGCCAAGATCGACAAAGTCTGTGCTTTAGCGAAAATAAGCAACACTGAAAATGAATTGGGCACCTCTAGCACCGCTCTCTTGGAAAGCGTTGTATCCCAGGTAAGAAGGCTTGATGCGCTTAAAGTAAAAATCACACCTGACGCTTGGCTTACTTGGCCACTGGCGGAATGCCTTGCATGCATCGAACAAATCTCGGACAGCGTCCATGATCTCCAACGTACGGCATGGACAATCAAGGAAGAGAGACGTAATGCGAAAAAGCCCCGAAGCGAATCTTTAGAATCCTTAGATCATCAGTTGAGCGAGCTTAGCGACGCGTCATACGCACTGAGGTCATCACTTCAAGACAGATATTTCTCTGTAGAGCATAGCCGCAGTTTTTTCCTTAACGGAAAGGCCGGCACCGGCAAATCTCACTTACTTGGTAACATTGCTCAGCAAGCCATCTCGGATGGCAGGGTCGTTGTCCTTATACTCGGCCAACACTTGACTAACGAAAGTATCTGGAGCCAAGTCACTGACCGTTTAGGCCTTGGGGATATAGATCCTGATGCCTTCCTTCAAGCATTGAGTGCTGCTGCAGAGGTCACGGGCAAGCGTGGCTTGATTCTGATTGATGCTCTAAATGAGGGATCTGGCATAACCCTGTGGCGTAAGGAGCTTGCAGCGTTCATCGCTAGAATTGAGAAGCATAAAAACCTACTGGTTGTGTTCAGTTGCAGAAGTGAATATACACCTTACGTCATACCTTCCAGCCTTGACGAAAAAGTCCCATCTTTTCTAATTCGCGGATTCGTGACTCCTGAAGAACAGGCCCGCGCTGCTCGCATATACCTAAGTAAACGAGGAATCTCACAACCTAACGTTCCCTGGCTAGCTGCGGAATTCGTCAATCCGTTGTTTTTGCGAAGTGCCTGTATTGCGTTGAACAAAGAAAATCAAAAATGGTTTCCGAGAGGATTGACCGGTACTAAGCAGGTCTTCTCTTTTTATCTGAGAAGTATTGCTCGGCACTTAGGTACCGGAAGAGACGGCAGCGATGATCTCGTCAAACCAACCAATCAAGCCCTTTTATCGATTGCTATGGAGATGGCCGCACAGCGGCAAGACTACGTTTGTTACTCCCACGCCATACGCATCGTTGCTGATAAGTTTCATGCCTTTCCGCCTCCATCAGGAACAACCTGGTTTGAGGTACTTCAGCGAAGTGGATTGTTCAGGATTGATCCAGATCCAAAAAGCAGAGATATCGACCCATTCGACTCGTCTGAAGACATTGTCCGCTTTAGCTTCCAGAGGCTACAGGATTATTTGATGGCTTCGGGGCTTCTAGACGAGGTCAAAGACCCTGCAGAAGCTTTAATAAACGGCTCACTCCAGTTCATTCACAATGGAAAGCGGCTTCATCCCAAGTGGGCCGGTTTGGCGGAAGCACTGTCCGTACAGTTACCTGAACGCTTCCAAGAGGAACTTCTCGATGTCATGCCTGGCGGCGCAAATCAATGGGTAAACGACAACTCTAGCGGCAATGCTTTCATTGAAAGTTTGCGGTGGCGAGCTAATAAGTCGTTCAGCAACCGTACACTTGAACTCTTTGAGCATTTTCTTTCTGAGAACGACGATCATTTAGACATCATGCTTCAAGTGAGTGCGAGTGTAGGCCACCCGTGGAATGCGAAGTTTTTGCACAATCGGCTGGCGGCTCAGAGCATGCCCAAGCGCGATGCGTCATGGACAACTCAGCTGAACTTCCTGTCCATGGATGAGGAAAATACCGGTCGGCGGTTGATTGAATGGAGTGCCTTTGAGCAAAGCGATCAAACAGATCCAGAAGTCCAGTACCTCTGCGCAATAACATTGACCTGGTTTTTTACTTGCTCTCACCGGGAGCTGCGAGACAAAGCAACCAAGGCGCTTACGTCGCTCATGATCTGGAATCCCAGCCTGTATGGGATGCTTTGCAGGGATTTCAGCAAGGTAGACGACCTCTACGTTCTCGAGCGCCTACACACAGCCGCCTTCGGAGCCTGCTGTGTTGATCCTGACCGGCATCGACTGCGTACCTATTCGGAGGTCGCGTACAACGAGGTCTTCGACAGAGAGGATGTTCCGCTCTCGATTCTACTCAGGGACAGCGCGCTCGGCATTATCGAGCACGCACTGCTAAATGATCACCTGCCCGAACAGGTTGATATCGTGAAAGCAATGCCCCCTTATCAATCCAAAAACATCAGGTTGTCAGTGTCCGAAGAGGCCCTCGAAAAAGTGGCGAAGCGGGCTGGAGACTCGCAGATCCAAGATTCTTGCGCAGGATGGGGAGGCGATTTCGCCAGCTATGAGATCCAACCGAGGATCAGCTCGTTCTTGAACGTGCCATTGGATTTGCCGAAGCCTCTGAGCGCAACTCAGGTATATGAGCGGTTTGAGGATGAGGTCATCAACCACTGCGATCTAAGAACTGACGTCCTGAAACTGATGAACGATTTCAGGCCCAATGCATTCAGGGATCTCAGGCTCAAGCTTTCTGAGCAAGATATTGCTGAGCGCTCAGCTTACTTCGCAAGGGCTGAAAAAATACTTCTGGATATTTTGAGCCCTGATGAGCGGGCAAGATATAAAAAGGAGTATAAAAAACGCTTTAAACCCTCGACGGCTGGGGATGAAAGGTTACCTCACGTCGATATACAGGCGGCACAGCGTTGGGTCGCCAAACGAGCGTACGGGCTAGGCTGGACAAAAAGATTGTTTCCAGATGATCGTTCAGGTCGGTATGACTACAGCCGTAATCGACCATTGATCGAGCGCATCGGGAAAAAATACCAGTGGCTTGCTCTCGATGAGCTTCTCTGCAGCCTTGCCGACAACAAGTGGTTATCTGAGACGAGTGAACAGGGGGCACGTCGTTATGCCAGCCCTCTAGACATCGGCACTCATCGCGACATAGATCCAACCATCCTGCTCACTGACGAGCACAGCCGGCCTGATGTACACCATCCGGTGATCGATGAGTTTCGGATATCCATACGGGAGACCGTCGAAAACGACGTGGGGAAATGGCCATTCGAGGAGGAACCCTCTGACGGCATAGCAAACCTGGTAATCCGTACTGACTCAACCCATGCGGCATGGGTAGTCCTACACGAACATCGCTCTGTGACAGTGAAGTATCCAGAGAAGGAAGGCGGGGATCACGGCTCCAGGCAACAACAGTGGCGCTTCCTGTTGCCGGTGTTGGTGAGGCGGGAGGACGAACAACAGCTTCTCGATTACATTCGGGAAAAGCAAAAGCTGGACGTGGACTCATGGACAACCCGTGATTTCACGAACGATGGCTATCTCAGAGAGGCGCCCTGGCGCTCGACATGGGCTCAAGAGCAATGGTCAACGTACGATTTTCACGGCATAGGAGAAATCGAAGTTGCCTATCCCTGCTTCCGCCACTATTGGGAATCACATCTCGATGTCTCAATGCCCGAAGGAGCGCAGGCTTTAATACCGGCGCCTTGGCTGGCCCAGAGGCTCAACCTGAAGCCGCATCCTACGGATGAAGCTGTCTATGTGGATCACTCTGGAGAAACTCGCTTCATTTGCGGCAGAAGCCCAGGTGATGGCTCACACGCGTTTATCCACCAGCAGCTTTTCCAGACATTTCTGGAGGAAGACGGGCTTGCTTGCGTATGGGTTTTTGTGACGGAACGTAGCGCATGGCCGGGCGGTGACAATGAACATGCATCCCGGAGACGCTCAGAGGGTGTGGTGTGGGACGTGCATAGCAAGTTACAGCTGTTTCATTGGAGCGATGATTGGGCCAGGGGCGACTCAGAGCAGTACGTACCCGCAAAGTTTTAG
- a CDS encoding ATP-dependent nuclease, translating into MHALSKIHIKNFRSCKQVILPLGDFTPLVGQNNAGKSTILDAIRLVLAPKAFAKTDANDPTQPIIISACVSGITEELIAQIPEAKHQAAITPYCINGDLWIRISASGSTKPTTEVWGNADIDEQGLPTSWRSYPTGLPQAISALLPEALHIRAMDDVQEDLGKGKAGSTIRGLLDEIMSPILTAHQEVQDALTAVRNILGSDGENRSPLLTEFDTSATNALSSFFPGLMLNLDVPSIDVKEFFKSGDLNVTDEISGQTRRFDTLGSGAQRAIQMALIRLLADIRKTRDQDLARRLLLIDEPEIFLHPQGVRGLREALHVLSKSGYQVVFTTHSPLMVSRDNAPETVIVRRSRENGSEVRIPMGAAVAQAMAEAQAQSRTLFELGNIAEIYFAEKVILCEGKTDQRLLPLIYEKLYGVRPELERICFVALGSCTSIPKGFSVLTAMGIKCGVIADLDFAFTHARGPWLAKECEEMDKVRSVLQVIGQTEGFQIGGNGMPQNSKNGSAADCWAAFARNADGQVLANAAHEAMKDFTTWVWPMGCIENALNIEEKGEAAIIAQEDNIRSWEPEMIDQEFPVFRTSLDWMRAI; encoded by the coding sequence ATGCACGCCTTGAGCAAAATACACATCAAGAACTTCCGCTCTTGCAAGCAAGTAATCCTGCCACTGGGCGATTTCACCCCACTGGTCGGTCAAAATAACGCAGGAAAATCCACCATCCTCGACGCGATCAGATTAGTGCTTGCGCCCAAGGCATTTGCGAAGACAGACGCGAATGATCCGACTCAGCCCATCATCATCAGCGCCTGCGTATCCGGGATTACCGAAGAACTGATTGCGCAAATCCCTGAAGCCAAACATCAAGCAGCGATTACCCCTTACTGCATCAACGGTGACCTTTGGATAAGGATTTCTGCTTCGGGCTCAACCAAACCGACCACAGAGGTCTGGGGTAATGCTGATATAGATGAGCAAGGTCTCCCTACGTCGTGGCGCTCCTATCCGACGGGGTTGCCTCAAGCCATTTCGGCATTGTTACCTGAAGCGTTGCATATCCGCGCCATGGATGATGTCCAGGAAGACCTAGGCAAAGGCAAAGCTGGCAGCACAATTCGTGGGCTACTGGATGAAATCATGTCACCCATCCTCACTGCTCACCAAGAGGTTCAGGATGCACTCACAGCAGTCAGGAATATATTGGGATCCGACGGAGAGAACCGATCCCCTCTGCTGACTGAGTTCGACACCAGCGCCACCAATGCCCTCTCAAGCTTCTTCCCTGGTTTGATGTTAAACCTGGACGTACCGTCAATCGACGTTAAGGAGTTTTTCAAGAGCGGTGATTTAAACGTGACCGATGAGATATCCGGTCAAACCAGACGATTCGACACTTTAGGAAGCGGTGCTCAGCGCGCAATACAAATGGCCTTGATCCGGCTCCTAGCCGACATCCGTAAAACCCGCGATCAAGACCTTGCGCGTCGTCTTCTGCTGATCGACGAGCCTGAAATTTTCCTCCACCCTCAAGGTGTCAGAGGCCTTAGAGAAGCACTTCATGTGCTTTCAAAATCCGGTTACCAGGTTGTTTTCACCACCCATTCGCCATTGATGGTGAGCAGGGATAACGCGCCCGAAACGGTCATCGTGCGCAGATCACGGGAGAATGGTTCCGAGGTTCGCATTCCGATGGGAGCGGCGGTTGCGCAGGCTATGGCAGAGGCGCAAGCCCAATCTCGAACTCTTTTTGAGCTTGGGAATATTGCTGAAATCTATTTCGCAGAAAAGGTAATTCTCTGCGAGGGCAAGACGGATCAGAGACTGCTTCCACTCATCTACGAAAAGCTCTACGGAGTCCGGCCTGAACTCGAACGGATCTGCTTTGTTGCTCTCGGCAGCTGTACTTCCATTCCCAAGGGCTTTTCTGTACTGACCGCAATGGGTATCAAATGCGGCGTGATCGCTGACTTAGATTTTGCATTCACTCACGCCAGGGGGCCCTGGCTGGCGAAGGAGTGCGAAGAGATGGATAAGGTCAGATCTGTGCTGCAAGTCATCGGCCAAACCGAAGGATTCCAGATCGGTGGTAACGGCATGCCTCAGAACTCCAAAAACGGCTCAGCAGCTGACTGCTGGGCTGCTTTTGCAAGAAATGCTGACGGCCAAGTTCTTGCGAATGCTGCTCATGAGGCAATGAAAGATTTTACAACCTGGGTCTGGCCAATGGGGTGCATTGAGAATGCATTGAACATTGAGGAGAAGGGAGAGGCAGCCATCATCGCTCAGGAAGACAATATCCGGAGCTGGGAGCCAGAGATGATTGATCAAGAGTTTCCTGTTTTCCGTACCAGCCTAGATTGGATGCGGGCTATCTAA
- a CDS encoding DUF5677 domain-containing protein, with amino-acid sequence MSNRKKKQNRSGKVTSSLADHKRVGKALIPPMMQLTGMSFSSWANTRLPEMLWACLVVTVIPREEAIEVFRDIASIGIRYRRDEHDQESKPALGWSLRHSDLPNQPRELFNALVSRVLHCHSGLQALRPLLLLENLPGRDWWKAALTVEASEGDWETLGLAVLKTFDHQSQEATDVRWLSVLFKLGLGEIFVMEEMRERIQEIIEYPRRGDMRSVRPSIRSMEMAVIGLRPDQEPSPWPELFWGYTLEHTHCLPAPLEARGGSAHDPKSLGKTIKDVRESLLAHWFMSLSSTGLNQKHDGVFGFGFFALACLAEMSMGPLSSAITGRLLLRSLTECRISLAYLVRCGNDEMWQKFRSYGAGQAKLALLKHEEMTGQKPRFVTQQALETLANEDYFQEYVEIDLGHWAGKDLRRLAEESGTKDDYDRYYGWASGFVHGQWGAIRDSNFTHCLNPLHRFHRIPLPYHRMLEPTIADALHLVNAILADVNTAYPGFDTRFEIEDAPRDEENNAAAPKVPA; translated from the coding sequence ATGTCTAACAGGAAGAAAAAGCAAAACCGCTCCGGAAAGGTTACGTCATCACTGGCAGATCACAAAAGGGTAGGCAAAGCACTCATACCTCCCATGATGCAACTCACAGGGATGAGTTTCTCGTCATGGGCGAATACTCGCCTGCCGGAGATGCTTTGGGCCTGCCTGGTCGTCACCGTAATACCGCGTGAAGAGGCAATCGAAGTTTTTCGAGACATCGCATCCATCGGCATTCGCTATCGGCGTGATGAACACGACCAGGAGTCAAAACCAGCACTGGGCTGGTCGCTTCGCCACTCTGATTTGCCGAACCAGCCGAGAGAACTCTTTAACGCCCTAGTGAGCCGGGTGCTGCACTGTCATTCAGGCTTGCAAGCGTTGCGTCCGTTACTACTCCTCGAGAACCTTCCCGGTCGAGACTGGTGGAAAGCAGCCCTCACTGTTGAGGCATCCGAGGGCGACTGGGAGACCCTTGGCCTAGCGGTACTGAAAACCTTCGACCACCAATCCCAAGAAGCAACGGATGTGCGCTGGCTAAGCGTGCTGTTCAAGCTAGGACTAGGGGAAATCTTCGTCATGGAGGAAATGAGGGAGCGGATTCAGGAAATTATCGAATATCCACGCCGAGGAGATATGAGATCAGTTCGTCCCTCCATCAGGTCGATGGAAATGGCCGTCATCGGCCTTAGACCGGATCAAGAACCTAGCCCGTGGCCCGAATTATTTTGGGGTTACACACTGGAACATACCCATTGTTTGCCAGCTCCGTTAGAGGCCAGGGGTGGATCTGCCCATGACCCCAAATCCCTGGGCAAAACAATCAAAGATGTCCGCGAGAGTTTACTGGCTCATTGGTTCATGAGCTTAAGCAGCACGGGCCTGAATCAAAAACATGATGGCGTTTTTGGGTTTGGGTTCTTCGCTCTCGCCTGCTTAGCCGAAATGAGCATGGGGCCGTTGAGCTCTGCGATTACCGGAAGGCTACTGCTTCGATCTCTTACTGAGTGCAGGATTTCGCTGGCTTACCTTGTACGCTGTGGGAACGACGAGATGTGGCAAAAATTCCGCTCCTATGGCGCCGGCCAAGCCAAGCTGGCACTGCTCAAGCACGAGGAAATGACCGGCCAAAAACCTCGGTTTGTGACCCAACAGGCTTTGGAAACCTTGGCGAACGAAGACTACTTCCAAGAGTACGTGGAGATCGATCTAGGCCATTGGGCCGGTAAAGATCTTCGCAGGCTAGCAGAGGAGTCAGGCACGAAGGATGACTACGACAGGTACTACGGTTGGGCCTCGGGCTTCGTCCATGGACAATGGGGTGCAATAAGGGACAGTAACTTCACTCACTGTCTGAACCCTCTCCATCGGTTCCATCGCATCCCACTGCCATACCACCGGATGCTAGAACCTACCATCGCTGATGCGCTGCACTTAGTAAATGCCATTCTTGCTGACGTGAACACTGCGTATCCTGGATTTGATACGCGCTTCGAGATCGAGGACGCACCAAGGGATGAGGAAAATAATGCAGCGGCTCCTAAAGTGCCTGCATAG
- a CDS encoding restriction endonuclease has product MANFKSTEMRFLDSIFDMGGGYVLDFSNRTMDEFFMEELEIDISHEMFSKDGTSKARRVKCLLQNADHPTVARVLKALWKYRQSIREESKTEEAVVNAEGRFLSLLESIESPGAHAAVVRNPFAAAVVVDQGPILDALKQRLYDLRDLPPQKRGYEFEGFLKELFDSSKLQARSPFSLVGEQIDGSFQLGNETYLIEAKWVRDPIGAAELHTFQGKLDQKAAWARGVFISYGGFTQEGLHAFGRGRKVICMSGEDIYKALGRRIPIAEVIDRKVRAAAETGAAFVPLDELSKQ; this is encoded by the coding sequence GTGGCGAATTTCAAATCGACTGAGATGCGGTTCCTTGATTCGATCTTCGACATGGGCGGCGGATACGTTCTCGACTTTTCCAACCGCACGATGGACGAGTTTTTCATGGAGGAGCTTGAGATCGACATCTCGCACGAGATGTTTTCCAAGGATGGCACCTCCAAGGCCAGGCGTGTTAAATGCCTCCTTCAAAACGCCGATCACCCTACGGTTGCCCGTGTGCTTAAGGCCCTCTGGAAGTACCGGCAATCAATCCGGGAAGAGAGTAAAACTGAGGAGGCGGTGGTGAACGCCGAAGGTCGCTTCCTCTCCCTACTCGAGTCCATAGAGTCGCCTGGTGCGCACGCTGCTGTGGTTCGGAATCCATTCGCTGCGGCAGTGGTGGTTGATCAGGGCCCAATTCTCGATGCTCTGAAGCAGCGGCTATACGACCTGCGTGATCTGCCTCCGCAGAAGCGTGGCTACGAATTCGAAGGATTTCTCAAAGAGCTTTTTGACTCATCCAAGCTTCAGGCTCGTTCGCCGTTCAGTCTGGTGGGGGAGCAAATAGACGGTAGCTTCCAACTCGGTAACGAAACGTATCTGATTGAGGCCAAATGGGTCAGAGATCCGATTGGAGCCGCTGAGCTCCATACGTTCCAAGGCAAGCTTGATCAAAAGGCTGCCTGGGCGCGTGGTGTTTTCATTAGCTATGGAGGGTTCACACAAGAAGGCCTCCATGCTTTTGGCAGAGGCCGAAAGGTAATCTGCATGTCCGGTGAAGACATCTACAAGGCACTGGGGCGGCGGATACCCATTGCGGAGGTAATTGACCGGAAGGTCAGAGCTGCTGCAGAAACTGGCGCTGCGTTCGTACCGCTGGATGAGTTGTCCAAGCAATGA